One segment of Leptodactylus fuscus isolate aLepFus1 chromosome 7, aLepFus1.hap2, whole genome shotgun sequence DNA contains the following:
- the RTN1 gene encoding reticulon-1 isoform X2, with protein MQASADSTRMECFWSNWKCQAIDLLYWRDVKQTGIVFGSVLLMLFSLTQFSVVSVIAYLALAALSATISFRIYKSVLQAVQKTDEGHPFKNYLDIEISLSQEQIQKYTDCLQMYTNSIVRELRRLFLVQDLVDSLKFAVLMWLLTYVGALFNGLTLLIMAVVSMFSLPAVYDKYQAQIDQYLGLVRTNMNTIVAKIQAKIPGAKQKE; from the exons ATGCAGGCCAGCGCCGACTCCACCAGGATGGAATGTTTTTGGAGCAACTGGAAATGCCAGG CGATAGACTTGTTATACTGGCGAGATGTGAAGCAGACTGGGATTGTCTTTGGAAGTGTCCTTTTgatgcttttctcattgactcAGTTCAGCGTGGTCAGTGTCATCGCCTACCTAGCACTTGCTGCCCTCTCAGCCACAATCAGCTTCAGAATCTACAAGTCCGTTTTACAAGCTGTACAGAAAACCGATGAAGGACACCCTTTCAA AAACTACTTGGACATTGAGATCTCCCTCTCTCAAGAACAGATCCAGAAGTACACGGACTGCCTTCAGATGTATACAAATAGCATAGTTAGGGAGCTGAGGAGACTTTTCCTAGTACAGGACCTTGTGGATTCATTGAAG TTTGCTGTACTAATGTGGCTGCTGACATATGTCGGAGCTCTATTCAATGGACTTACACTCCTCATCATGG CTGTGGTATCAATGTTCTCTCTCCCAGCCGTATATGACAAGTACCAG GCACAAATTGACCAGTATTTGGGACTGGTGAGGACAAACATGAACACAATTGTGGCAAA AATTCAAGCTAAAATTCCTGGTGCAAAACAGAAAGAATAA